The following are encoded in a window of Arctopsyche grandis isolate Sample6627 chromosome 2, ASM5162203v2, whole genome shotgun sequence genomic DNA:
- the sgl gene encoding UDP-glucose 6-dehydrogenase sgl, protein MVITKICCLGAGYVGGPTCSVIALKCPNIRVTVVDKNEERIRQWNSDKLPIYEPGLDEVVKKCRGTNLFFTTDIVKSIEEAELIFISVNTPTKISGNGKGRAADLKHVENAARMIAEIAKGNKIVVEKSTVPVRAAQSIMKILKANVSPGINYQILSNPEFLSEGTAIADLLGADRVLIGGEESPEGQKAIKELCWVYEHWIPSERIITTNTWSSELSKLAANAFLAQRISSINSLSAVCEATGADVSEVARAIGRDSRIGHKFLEASVGFGGSCFQKDILNLVYICECLNLPEVAAYWQQVIDINEYQKSRFTKGIIESLFNTVSDKRIAIFGFAFKKNTGDTRESPAICVSKRLLEEGAYLQIYDPKVDAEQIDYELEGASKKYEIHTSAMLSAVNAHAIVICTEWDEFKELDYNVLYDVMMKPAYIFDGRKILNHEHLTNIGFQVKTIGKRLHNGESTGMWETC, encoded by the exons ATGGTCATCACCAAGATATGCTGTTTGGGAGCTGGTTACGTCGGTGGACCCACATGTAGCGTCATAGCCTTGAAGTGTCCCAATATTCGAGTGACTGTAGTAGACAAAAATGAAGAACGCATACGGCAGTGGAACTCGGACAAGTTGCCCATTTATGAA CCCGGATTAGATGAAGTCGTCAAGAAGTGTAGAGGAACGAATCTATTTTTCACAACCGATATTGTCAAGAGTATAGAAGAGGCCGAGTTGATATTTATATCGGTGAACACTCCCACTAAAATATCTGGTAATGGCAAG GGAAGAGCTGCGGATTTGAAGCACGTTGAAAATGCCGCCAGAATGATAGCCGAGATTGCTAAAGGCAATAAGATTGTTGTCGAAAAGAGTACAGTTCCCGTTAGAGCCGCTCAgagtataatgaaaattttgaaagcAAACGTGTCGCcag GTATCAACTATCAGATATTATCAAATCCCGAGTTTCTATCCGAGGGCACTGCCATTGCCGATCTGTTGGGAGCCGATAGGGTGTTGATAGGCGGTGAAGAGAGTCCCGAAGGGCAAAAAGCCATCAAAGAACTGTGCTGGGTCTACGAGCATTGGATACCGAGCGAGCGGATCATCACGACCAACACGTGGAGCTCAGAATTGTCGAAGTTGGCCGCCAATGCATTCCTAGCTCAGCGCATATCGAGTATTAATTCTCTGTCTGCTGTATGCGAGGCGACTGGAGCTGATGTCTCTGAAGTAGCGCGGGCTATCGGTCGAGACTCGCGCATCGGTCATAAGTTCTTGGAAGCGTCCGTCG GATTTGGTGGAAGCTGTTTCCAAAAAGACATTTTGAATTTGGTTTACATTTGCGAATGTTTAAATTTACCCGAGGTGGCGGCTTATTGGCAACAGGTGATCGACATTAACGAATATCAAAAATCAAGATTCACGAAAGGG ATCATTGAATCGTTGTTTAACACCGTGTCGGATAAAAGAATAGCAATATTTGGCTTTGCGTTCAAGAAAAATACTGGTGACACTCGGGAATCGCCGGCCATATGCGTTTCCAAAAGGCTACTTGAAGAAGGGGCTTACCTTCAGATATACGATCCTAAG GTTGATGCCGAGCAGATAGACTACGAGTTGGAAGGTGCGTCTAAGAAGTACGAGATTCACACGTCGGCCATGTTGTCGGCTGTCAACGCACATGCGATTGTCATCTGCACCGAATGGGATGAATTCAAA GAGTTGGACTACAATGTGTTGTACGATGTCATGATGAAACCGGCGTACATATTCGACGGTCGCAAAATACTGAACCACGAACACTTGACCAACATCGGCTTCCAGGTGAAAACTATCGGCAAGAGACTGCACAACGGCGAATCTACGGGAATGTGGGAAACATGCTAA